A window from Mus caroli chromosome 2, CAROLI_EIJ_v1.1, whole genome shotgun sequence encodes these proteins:
- the Znf217 gene encoding zinc finger protein 217 translates to MPTQSLLVYMDGPEVLSSSLGSQVEVDDAVPIKGPAAVPFLAAQEKSMAAAEGHMPLDCMFCSQVFSQAEDLSQHVLLQHRPTLCEPAVLRVEAEYLSPLDKAQEPTEPPLEKSSEDPEELSCDVCGQTFPVAFDVESHMKKHKDSFTYGCSMCGRRFKEPWFLKNHMRTHNGKSGTRSKLQQGMESPVTINEVVQPHAPGNISTPYKICMVCGFLFPNKQSLIEHSKVHAKETVPSASNVAPDDHQEEPTSPREELLRFLNLRPRSTADSIVKPMTCIPQLDPFTTYQAWQLATKGKVAIAQEEVKESGQEGSTDNDDSCSEKEELGEIWVGGKAEGSGKSKTSRSSCPGLSQDKEKPRHANSEVPSGDSDPKLPSSKEKPTHCSECSKAFRTYHQLVLHSRVHRKDRRTDALSPTMAVDARQPGTCSPDLSTTLEDSGAGDREGGSEDGSEDGLPDGLHLDKNDDGGKAKPLPSSRECSYCGKFFRSNYYLNIHLRTHTGEKPYKCEFCEYAAAQKTSLRYHLERHHKDKQPVDAAAESKSEGRSQEPQDALLTADSAQTKNLKRFLDGAKDVKGSPPAKQLKEMPSVFQSVLSPAHNNDTQDFHKHAADSAEKVRKSPAPAYLDMQRKKAGEPQASSPACRLEGVGPLAREAGHREKMDQDADYRHKPGADCQDRPLNLSLGPLYACPAISLSKCLIPSIACPFCTFKTFYPEVLMMHQRLEHRYNPDPHKNGSSKSVLRNRRTGCPPALLGKDVPPLSGLHKPKAKTAFSPHSKSLHSEKARQGAAGPNKAPQTSGPDNSTLAPSNLKSHRSQPNAGGTSTTRQQQSELFPKGGVPAAMDKVKRPEPKLKSLPAPASQSPLSSNNSNGSVECPVKVDGPWAQQGRDYYCHRNSGSAAAEYSEPHPKRLKSSAVSLDTEHAGPNGRRGFELPKYHVVRSITSLLPPECVRPPPVLPHKARFLSPGEVESPSVLAVQKPYSASGPLYTCGPVGHTGASPALEGKRPVSHQHLSNSMLQKRSYENFIGNTHYRPNDKKP, encoded by the exons ATGCCGACCCAGTCCCTCCTCGTGTACATGGACGGGCCGGAAGTCCTCAGCAGCTCTCTCGGCTCCCAGGTGGAGGTGGATGATGCTGTGCCCATAAAAGGGCCGGCGGCAGTGCCCTTCCTAGCTGCTCAGGAGAAGAGCATGGCCGCGGCAGAGGGCCACATGCCCCTGGATTGCATGTTCTGCAGCCAGGTCTTCTCTCAGGCAGAGGACCTCAGTCAGCATGTGCTGCTGCAGCACCGGCCCACCCTCTGCGAGCCAGCTGTTCTGCGTGTGGAGGCCGAGTACCTCAGTCCCCTTGATAAAGCTCAGGAGCCAACAGAGCCACCGTTGGAGAAGAGTAGCGAAGACCCCGAGGAGTTGAGCTGTGATGTGTGTGGGCAGACATTCCCAGTGGCTTTTGATGTTGAGAGCCACATGAAGAAGCATAAGGACTCCTTCACGTATGGGTGCAGCATGTGCGGGAGGAGATTCAAGGAGCCGTGGTTCCTGAAGAACCACATGCGGACACACAATGGCAAGTCTGGCACCAGGAGCAAGCTTCAGCAAGGCATGGAGAGCCCAGTCACCATCAATGAAGTGGTCCAGCCACATGCCCCTGGGAACATCTCCACTCCCTACAAGATCTGCATGGTCTGtggcttcctcttcccaaataagcAGAGCCTCATTGAGCACAGCAAGGTTCATGCCAAAGAAACTGTCCCCAGTGCCAGCAACGTTGCCCCTGATGACCACCAAGAGGAACCCACATCCCCCAGGGAAGAGTTGCTGCGGTTTTTGAACTTGAGACCCAGATCAACTGCAGATAGTATAGTGAAGCCCATGACCTGCATACCTCAGCTTGACCCGTTCACCACCTACCAGGCATGGCAGTTGGCTACCAAAGGAAAAGTGGCCATTGCCCAAGAAGAGGTGAAAGAGTCAGGCCAAGAAGGAAGCACAGACAATGACGATTCATGTTCCGAGAAAGAGGAACTAGGGGAAATATGGGTTGGGGGTAAGGCTGAAGGGTCTGGAAAGTCCAAAACAAGTAGAAGCAGTTGTCCAGGTCTCTCCCAAGACAAAGAGAAACCTAGACATGCTAACAGTGAAGTGCCTTCTGGGGATAGTGATCCCAAGTTGCCCAGTAGCAAGGAGAAGCCCACACACTGTTCTGAGTGCAGTAAAGCCTTCAGGACATACCACCAGCTCGTCCTGCACTCGAGGGtgcacaggaaggacaggaggacTGATGCCCTGTCACCCACCATGGCTGTGGATGCAAGGCAGCCTGGGACCTGCTCCCCAGACCTCAGCACCACTCTGGAAGACAGCGGGGCCGGGGACCGAGAAGGGGGCTCTGAAGACGGGTCTGAGGATGGGCTTCCTGATGGACTCCATTTGG ATAAAAATGATGATGGAGGAAAAGCGAAGCCCCTCCCGTCCTCGAGAGAGTGTAGTTACTGTGGCAAGTTTTTCCGTTCAAACTATTACCTCAATATTCATCTCAGAACGCATACAG GTGAAAAACCATACAAATGTGAATTCTGTGAGTATGCCGCAGCCCAGAAGACATCTCTGAGGTACCACTTGGAGAGACACCACAAAGACAAGCAGCCGGTGGATGCTGCCGCTGAGTCCAAAAGTGAAGGCCGGAGCCAGGAGCCGCAGGATGCACTACTAACGGCTGACAGTGCGCAGACCAAAAATTTAAAGAGATTTCTTGATGGTGCCAAAGATGTTAAGGGAAGCCCACCTGCCAAGCAGCTTAAGGAGATGCCTTCTGTGTTTCAGAGTGTTCTCTCACCAGCACACAACAACGATACTCAGGATTTCCATAAACATGCAGCTGATAGTGctgagaaagtgaggaagagccctGCCCCTGCTTATCTGGacatgcagagaaagaaagctgGGGAGCCTCAGGCCAGCAGCCCTGCCTGCAGACTAGAGGGTGTTGGGCCCTTAGCACGGGAAGCTGGCCATAGGGAGAAGATGGATCAGGATGCTGACTACAGACATAAGCCTGGTGCTGACTGCCAGGACAGGCCTTTGAATCTATCCCTTGGGCCACTCTACGCCTGTCCTGCAATCTCTTTGAGCAAGTGTCTGATCCCCAGCATTGCCTGCCCCTTTTGTACTTTCAAGACCTTTTATCCGGAAGTCCTAATGATGCACCAGAGACTTGAGCATAGGTATAACCCTGACCCGCACAAGAACGGCAGCAGCAAGTCTGTGCTGAGGAACAGGCGGACCGGGTGCCCTCCTGCTTTGCTGGGAAAAGATGTCCCTCCCTTGTCTGGCCTGCACAAGCCCAAGGCCAAGACTGCCTTCTCACCACACTCGAAGTCTCTGCACTCAGAGAAGGCTCGGCAGGGGGCCGCGGGGCCAAACAAAGCACCCCAGACTTCAGGACCAGACAACAGCACTTTAGCCCCAAGCAACCTGAAGTCACACAGGTCACAACCCAATGCCGGGGGCACCAGTACCACCAGGCAGCAGCAGTCAGAGCTGTTTCCCAAAGGTGGCGTCCCTGCTGCTATGGATAAGGTGAAGAGACCTGAGCCAAAACTGAAGTCCCTGCCAGCTCCCGCGTCTCAGTCCCCGCTCAGCAGTAATAATAGCAACGGTTCTGTTGAGTGCCCCGTGAAGGTTGATGGCCCATGGGCACAGCAAGGGAGAGACTACTACTGCCATCGGAATTCTGGCAGTGCCGCAGCAGAGTACAGTGAGCCACATCCCAAAAGACTCAAGTCCAGCGCCGTGTCCCTGGACACAGAGCATGCAGGGCCCAATGGCAGAAGGGGCTTTGAGCTCCCCAAGTACCATGTGGTCAGGAGCATCACCTCCTTGCTACCACCAGAGTGTGTGCGCCCACCGCCTGTGCTGCCCCACAAAGCCCGTTTCCTGAGCCCTGGGGAGGTGGAGTCGCCCAGTGTGTTGGCTGTGCAGAAGCCCTACAGTGCCTCTGGACCCCTGTATACCTGTGGACCTGTGGGACATACAGGAGCCAGCCCAGCCCTTGAAG GAAAGAGGCCCGTGTCACATCAGCACCTATCTAACAGCATGCTGCAGAAGAGAAGCTATGAGAATTTTATTGGAAATACACATTACCGACCAAATGACAAAAAGCCTTGA